AGCCAGATTTGCGACTTCATGGCGAAGGCGTGGCTGCGTTCCTGGATGATGGAGGCGCCTTCGCCGTAGTCCTCGCCGATGATGATCAGGGCGCCGCCCTTGACGCCGGCGGAGGAGAGGTTGGAAAGCGCATCCGAGGCGACGTTGGTGCCCACCACCGACTTCCAGGTGACGGCGCCGCGCAGCGGGTAGTTGATCGAGGCGCCCAAGAGCGCCGCGGCGCCGGCCTCGTTGGCCGAGGCCTCGAAATGGATGCCGAGCTCGTCGAGGATGTCCTGGGCGTCGGCCAGCACGTCCATGAGGTGGGAAATCGGAGCCCCCTGGTAGCCGCCGACGTAGCTCACCCCCGATTGCAACAACGCCTTGGTCACCGCCAGGATGCCTTCGCCGTGGAAGGTGCTGTTGGCCCCCAGGCGCAGAAGTTCGACTTCCTTTTTGAATGAACGTTCCATGATTGATTGGGTGCTTTTTTTCACAAGGCGGAAGCGGGCGGAGCTCAAGACCGGCCGACCACGCGGCGCCGCCCTTCGGGCCCCCCGCCGGTCCCCGCTAGCCCCTGGTTGCTCGATAATCTAGTATTATCCTTTGTGCCGGCCAGCCGCAATCTCTGGCGCCTGGTTCCTGGCGGAACTTGCGGCGTCCCGCCGGTCGACGAACGCCACTTGCAAACGAGCCGAGATCCGGGGAAACTTAGGGATTGAGGCACTGTGCCGGGGGTGTGTCCTGGGATTCCCCAGGGACCTTCGCGCGACAGGGGTGTATTGCCGCAAGGTGGCCGAACCCGCAACAGCAACCCGGCAGGGAAGGGTACGAGGCAGTGGCCGATACGACCTACGAAGTCAATATCCGCATGGGCGGCGAGTGGAAGTTCGAGCCCCGCTACGGCGAATTCGAAAAGGACGAGGCTATCGAAGACGCCAAGCGGGTGGCCGATACGCCCGGCGTCGAGGCCGTCAAGGTGATCAAGGAAACTTACGACTCCGGGAGTAACCAGACGCGCGAATCGACGGTTTTTTCGACCTCCAAACTGGCTTCCGTGGGCGAGCAGTACAGCGGCCAGGACTTTAGCAGCATGGAGGTCAAGGTCGACGATGGTCCCGACCTCGCCAACATGGCCGTTGACCTCAACGCCGGCCGTTCGCTCGGCTCCCGAGGCGCTTCCGCCCATAGCACCAGCGATTGGGACCCGGGGACAAGCGTCCGCCCGCCGCCCCGCCGCGCCGGCCAGGGCGGCGGCGTGGTTTTCGTCAAGTTGATCACCATCATCGGCGTCAGCCTGGCCTTCGCCGCCTCTTCGTCATACGTCTACACCAATTTCTTCTATGGCTGAGCGCATGCCCAGACGACGCTCAGGGGCCCCCGCATGAGCCTTTAGGTCCAGACCTGGCTGGTGTTTGGGCTCTCGTTCCTGGCCTGCTTCGTTTCGCTGTCGGCCATCTTCATCTCGCCCTCGGAACGGACGGTGATGCTGACCTGGCTGATGAGCAGCGACAAGGAGGCCGAGGAAGAGGCCAAGGAACTCGGGATCCCTCCCACGGTCAGCACCTGGGATGCCCTGAAGCTGATGTTTTTCCCCGACAAGGAGGGCAGCGAGCTCGAACACGATGCCAAATCGGCGCCCGACCAGGCCGCGGATGGCAAGGACGGTGTGGAGGGCGAGGGCGGCGAGGAAGACGACGAGGGTGTCGACGAAGCAGCAACCAAGACCGAGAGCTTCCGTTCCGCCCGCACCTCCGTGATGAAGTTCCTCGAGGGATCCTTGGCCTCGATGATGAAGGCTGGCTTTCAGCTCGACGCCCTCAACAAGTTCGGCTGCCACCTTTACCTGGCCGGCGCCTGCGAGCGGACTTCGCGGGTCGCCGAGTTGACGCACGAACAGTTCGTCTCGCTGCTCGAGGGCTGCCTATCCGTGCTCGGTTCGGAAAAACGCATCGCCCGGCGCTTTGGCGAAAAATACGAGGAGTACCTGCTGGAGCCGCGCTATGCAGACATGTTCCGGGCCGGCAACGAGGCCATGGAACGTTTCGGCGACGGCGACGACGATGACGGCCAATCGCTCAACGATGCCCTGGAAAGCTGGAACACGCCCTCCGACCAGTACGACCCCGACGCTCCCATCGCCGTCATGTTCACCGACATCGTGGGCTCGACGGCGCTCAACCAGACCCACGGAGACGAGGTGGCGCAGAAGATCGTGCATACTCACAACTCCGTGGTGCGCCAGTCCCTGCAGCGCCATGGCGGCAACGAGGTCAAGCACACCGGCGACGGCATCATGGCGTCCTTCAAGAACATCACCAACGCCGTCAAGAGCGCCGTTGCCATGCAGAAGGCGCTGGTCGAACACAACGCCAAGAAGCCCGATATCCCGCTGCACATCAAAATCGGTGTCAATGCCGGCACGCCGATCGCCGAGGATGGCGACCTCTTCGGTACCACGGTGCAGCTTGCCGCCCGCATCTGCGACAAGGCTGGAGCCGGCGAAATTTGCGCCACCAACCTGGTGCGCGAGCTCTCTCAGGGCAGCGGCGCCGAGTTCCAGAGCATGGGCGACTTTGAGCTCAAAGGCGTCAGCGAGACCACCACCATCTATCAGGTGGTCGCCCCGGGCATGGCCAAGCGCAAGACCGAGGCTGCCTGACGCCGCCTCTCTCTCCTCTATTCGTCGATCACCGGGTTGCTAAGCACGCCGACGCCTTCGATGTCGACTTCGACGACATCGCCGGCCTTCATCCAGACCGGTGGCTTGCGGGCGAAGCCGACGCCTGAGGGCGTGCCGGTGGAGATGACGTCGCCGGGCTCGAGGGCGGTGAAGCTCGATATGTATTTGATCAGCGTGACAATCGGGAAGATCATCAGGTCGGTGTTGGCTTTCTGCATCTCCTGGCCATTGAGCCTGAGCGAGATGGCCAGCTTCTGGGGGTCGGGAATTTCGTCGGCCGTGACCATCCAGGGGCCGAAGGGGCCGGAGCCTACGAAGTTCTTGCCCGGTGTGAATTGCGTGGTGTGGCGCTGCCAGTCGCGGATGCTGACGTCGTTGTAGCAGGCGTATCCGGCAACGTAGTCGAGCGCCTCCGCCTCACCGATATGCCGTCCCGGGCGGCCGATGATGACGGCCAGTTCGGCTTCGTAATCGACCTTGTCGGATACCTTGGGCGCTATGATGGCTTGGCCGTGGCCGATCTGGCTGTTGGCGAAGCGGGTAAAGAGGGTGGGATTGTCGACTTCCTGGGCGCCGCCTTCCTTGCGGTGGTCGTCGTAATTCAAGCCGACGCAAATGATCTTGGCCGGATCAATGATCACCGGTAGGTGGCTGACGTCGTCGAAGCCCAGGTCCGCGGCCTTGCCGGCCGCCGCCGTGGCCAACTCGTCGAGCGCTCCGGCCGCCAGGACCTGGCGCAAGCCGCTGTATTTGCCGCCGAGCTCGCGGCCCACGTCGATGATGCCATCGTCGTTGACGACGCCGTAGCTGTCCCGATCCTGATGTCTGAAACTGGCGACTTTCATTTCTCATGCTCCTGCTGCTGACTGGCTGGCGGCGCGGCGATTCATAGGGGCATCGGCCGCCAATGACAAGTTCGGCCGGCGCCTCAGCGTGCCTGGCCGTGGTATTCCGGGTTGGGGATCATGTCGACGGCCGAGGCCAGGCGGTTGGACATGTTGAAGAAGCCGGCGACCTCGGCGATGTCCCAGATGTCGGCGTCGCTGAAGCCCAAGTCGCGCAAGCGCTGGCGGTCCGCTTCGCCAACGGTGTGGGATTCCAAGGTCAACTTGACGGCGAAGTCGAGCATGGCGCGCTGGCGCGGCTCCAACTCGGCCACCCGGTAGTTCATCACCATCAGTTCGCCCAGCATAGGATCGCCCGAAAGCTCGCGCACCGCGGCGCCGTGGGCCACCTGGCAGTAGTAGCAGCGGTTCGACGACGACACCGCGACCGCAATCATCTCGCGCTCCAGTTTGCTCAGCCCCGATTCGCCGAGCATCAGTCCGTTGTAGAACGATATGAAGGCGCGCAGCTTGTCCGGGTGCCAGGCGTAGGCGCGGATGACGTTGGGCACCAGCCCCAGCTTCTCCATGCATTTGGCGTAGTATTTCTCGATGTCGGCGTCGAGCACCTCGGGCTCCTGGAGATCGAGGGCGGTGATGTGGTCGGGTTGGGACATGAATTTCCTCTGACGGGTTGGAGTGACTCTCTTCAGCCGCACTGGGCGCGCTGGCGCAGCAACTGGTCGGC
This genomic window from Alphaproteobacteria bacterium contains:
- a CDS encoding adenylate/guanylate cyclase domain-containing protein, with amino-acid sequence MFGLSFLACFVSLSAIFISPSERTVMLTWLMSSDKEAEEEAKELGIPPTVSTWDALKLMFFPDKEGSELEHDAKSAPDQAADGKDGVEGEGGEEDDEGVDEAATKTESFRSARTSVMKFLEGSLASMMKAGFQLDALNKFGCHLYLAGACERTSRVAELTHEQFVSLLEGCLSVLGSEKRIARRFGEKYEEYLLEPRYADMFRAGNEAMERFGDGDDDDGQSLNDALESWNTPSDQYDPDAPIAVMFTDIVGSTALNQTHGDEVAQKIVHTHNSVVRQSLQRHGGNEVKHTGDGIMASFKNITNAVKSAVAMQKALVEHNAKKPDIPLHIKIGVNAGTPIAEDGDLFGTTVQLAARICDKAGAGEICATNLVRELSQGSGAEFQSMGDFELKGVSETTTIYQVVAPGMAKRKTEAA
- a CDS encoding fumarylacetoacetate hydrolase family protein, which gives rise to MKVASFRHQDRDSYGVVNDDGIIDVGRELGGKYSGLRQVLAAGALDELATAAAGKAADLGFDDVSHLPVIIDPAKIICVGLNYDDHRKEGGAQEVDNPTLFTRFANSQIGHGQAIIAPKVSDKVDYEAELAVIIGRPGRHIGEAEALDYVAGYACYNDVSIRDWQRHTTQFTPGKNFVGSGPFGPWMVTADEIPDPQKLAISLRLNGQEMQKANTDLMIFPIVTLIKYISSFTALEPGDVISTGTPSGVGFARKPPVWMKAGDVVEVDIEGVGVLSNPVIDE
- a CDS encoding peroxidase-related enzyme (This protein belongs to a clade of uncharacterized proteins related to peroxidases such as the alkylhydroperoxidase AhpD.); translation: MSQPDHITALDLQEPEVLDADIEKYYAKCMEKLGLVPNVIRAYAWHPDKLRAFISFYNGLMLGESGLSKLEREMIAVAVSSSNRCYYCQVAHGAAVRELSGDPMLGELMVMNYRVAELEPRQRAMLDFAVKLTLESHTVGEADRQRLRDLGFSDADIWDIAEVAGFFNMSNRLASAVDMIPNPEYHGQAR